The following proteins come from a genomic window of Trifolium pratense cultivar HEN17-A07 linkage group LG4, ARS_RC_1.1, whole genome shotgun sequence:
- the LOC123881945 gene encoding probable clathrin assembly protein At4g32285: MASSTSSTIRKAIGVMKDQTSISIAKVAGNLAPDLEVLVVKATSHEEVPADDKYVREILNFTSFSKGYVNASLISISKRLAKTRDWIVAVKSLMLVHRLLVDGHPSFEDEIVHGTRGGIRVLNMGDFRDEAHSNSWDHAGFVRVYAMYLDEKVEFLVYQRKLKGVELGNVVESGDGEFGSVKKNEVTPVREMRDERVLDRLKHLLQIIDRVLGCKPSGAAKNNRLVLVAVYQIVRDSFKVYVEICDVLGVLMDRFMEMEYAHCVKAFEFYVSASKMMDELAGFYGWCKDMGIARSSEYPEVQKITDNLLGTLEGFLKGMSDRTKSPEKKLDVKVITLKEQEPEPGYNEVKALPAPETKNLTPRPQPPYVAPEPKEAPRVQQETGELVNLRDDGVSADEQGNKLALALFSGVSNVRTEGSWEEFSSSEVTSAWQTPAAELGKADWELALVETSSNLSKQKADLGGGFDSLVLNGMYDQGAVRQHVNTTQGNGGSASSVALPGTGKNATPILALPAPDGTMQAVGTQDPFAASLSVPPPSYVQIAEMERKQHLLVQEQQLWQQYGRDGMQGQVGLTRVVQQPMMTYGMPQFGGIGQHGSYYNAPF, encoded by the coding sequence ATGGCATCATCAACATCAAGCACAATCCGCAAAGCAATTGGTGTAATGAAGGATCAAACAAGCATCAGCATAGCAAAAGTAGCTGGAAACTTAGCTCCTGATCTTGAAGTTTTGGTTGTAAAAGCAACAAGCCATGAAGAAGTTCCAGCTGATGATAAATACGTAAGAGAAATTCTCAATTTTACATCTTTTTCTAAAGGCTATGTTAATGCTAGTTTAATCTCAATTTCTAAAAGATTAGCGAAAACTCGTGATTGGATTGTTGCTGTAAAATCACTTATGCTTGTTCATAGACTTTTAGTTGATGGGCACCCTTCATTTGAGGATGAAATTGTTCATGGCACTCGTGGTGGAATAAGGGTTCTTAATATGGGTGATTTTAGAGATGAGGCTCATTCTAATTCTTGGGATCATGCTGGTTTTGTTAGGGTTTATGCAATGTATCTTGATGAAAAGGTTGAGTTTTTAGTTTATCAGAGGAAATTGAAAGGTGTTGAACTTGGGAATGTTGTTGAATCTGGTGATGGTGAATTTGGTTCTGTGAAGAAAAATGAGGTTACTCCTGTGAGGGAAATGAGAGATGAGAGGGTTTTGGATAGGTTGAAGCATTTGCTTCAAATTATCGATCGTGTATTAGGTTGTAAACCGAGTGGTGCTGCTAAGAATAATCGGCTAGTGTTGGTTGCGGTTTACCAGATTGTGAGGGATAGTTTTAAGGTATATGTAGAAATTTGTGATGTGTTGGGTGTGTTGATGGATAGGTTTATGGAAATGGAGTATGCACATTGTGTAAAAGCTTTTGAATTTTATGTTAGTGCTTCTAAGATGATGGATGAATTGGCAGGTTTCTATGGTTGGTGTAAGGATATGGGAATTGCAAGATCCTCTGAGTACCCTGAAGTGCAGAAAATCACTGATAATCTTTTAGGGACACTTGAGGGTTTCTTGAAGGGAATGAGTGATAGAACAAAGAGTCCTGAGAAGAAGTTAGATGTTAAGGTAATAACTTTGAAAGAACAAGAGCCAGAGCCAGGTTACAATGAGGTGAAGGCTCTTCCGGCACCTGAGACAAAGAATTTAACACCTCGACCGCAACCACCTTATGTAGCTCCCGAGCCTAAAGAAGCTCCTCGTGTTCAACAAGAGACAGGTGAATTAGTGAATCTAAGAGATGATGGTGTTTCGGCTGACGAACAAGGCAATAAACTTGCATTGGCATTGTTTTCCGGAGTTTCAAATGTTAGGACAGAAGGTTCGTGGGAAGAGTTTAGTTCTTCCGAGGTAACTTCAGCGTGGCAGACACCGGCAGCTGAACTTGGGAAAGCAGATTGGGAATTAGCATTGGTGGAAACTAGTAGTAATCTTTCCAAACAAAAGGCGGATTTGGGAGGTGGTTTCGATTCACTTGTACTGAATGGAATGTATGATCAAGGTGCTGTGAGACAACATGTGAACACAACTCAAGGGAATGGTGGAAGTGCTAGTAGTGTGGCATTGCCGGGAACCGGCAAAAATGCAACACCAATTCTTGCTTTGCCTGCTCCAGATGGAACAATGCAAGCTGTAGGAACACAAGATCCATTTGCAGCATCACTGTCCGTGCCTCCTCCTTCGTACGTACAAATAGCTGAAATGGAGAGGAAGCAACATTTGCTTGTTCAAGAGCAGCAACTATGGCAGCAATATGGGAGAGATGGAATGCAAGGTCAAGTTGGTTTAACAAGGGTTGTACAACAACCTATGATGACATATGGAATGCCACAATTTGGTGGGATTGGACAACATGGAAGCTATTACAATGCACCTTTTTGA